ACGGCGAAGCTTCGGAAGTAGTAGTTCCTACTCCCAACGGGCCTGTTTCCTTTGGTTTGCACCATCCTCTGGTAGTCGTTGCTGGGCCTTGTTCCGTTGAGAATGAGCAGATGATTGTGGAGACAGCGCGGCGGGTAAAGGCAGCTGGGGCGCAGTTCCTGCGTGGCGGTGCCTATAAGCCTCGTACTTCCCCATACGCCTTCCAAGGTCACGGTGAGAGTGCGTTGGAATTGCTTGCGGCAGCGCGTGAAGCGACAGGTTTGGGGATTATTACAGAATTGATGGATGCTGCCGATTTGGAAGTACTGGGAGAGTATGCAGACGTAATCCAAATTGGGGCCCGCAATATGCAGAATTTCTCTCTGCTCAAGAAAGTGGGGGCGCAGGAAAAGCCGGTACTTCTGAAGCGGGGGATGGCGGCGACGATCGAAGATTGGTTGATGGCGGCTGAGTATATTCTGGCTGCTGGCAACCCGAATGTGATTCTTTGCGAACGAGGCATTCGCACGTTCGATCGCCAGTACGCACGCAATACGCTCGATTTATCGGCTGTGCCCGTCTTGCGGAGTCTCTCCCACCTACCTATTATGATCGACCCCAGCCACGGCACCGGACGCGCCGAATACGTTCCCGCAATGGCAATGGCTTCGATCGCAGCTGGTGCAGACTCCCTAATGATTGAAGTTCATCCCAACCCAGCCAAAGCGTTGTCTGATGGCCCTCAATCTCTCACACCCGAACGGTTCGATCGTTTGATGCAAGAAATGGCCGTAATTGGAAAAGCAATGCAACGCTGGCCTCAAGCTGTTGCTGCTATAGCATAATGAGAAAGGCCAGCTTTTTAAGCTGGCCTTTTTTGTTTTCTAACAGGGTAGAAGATTTTTGGTTCATTATTTCCCTTTAGTGAAAAGGGGCTGACTAGAAGTGGAAGAGAAACGGGCTAACCTCCTGTCGATTAACCCGTGAGCTTGGGAACGCAACAGAGCAATTATTTTTGCACTACCAACTTAACGTTGGCGTTTTGCAAACCGCGCTGCTTCACTTC
Above is a window of Argonema galeatum A003/A1 DNA encoding:
- the aroF gene encoding 3-deoxy-7-phosphoheptulonate synthase, with the protein product MIVVMKIGSPEVEITRLTEELRTWGLTPEKIVGKHKVVIGVVGDTAHLDPLQMQEISPWIEQVLRVEQPFKRASLEYRHGEASEVVVPTPNGPVSFGLHHPLVVVAGPCSVENEQMIVETARRVKAAGAQFLRGGAYKPRTSPYAFQGHGESALELLAAAREATGLGIITELMDAADLEVLGEYADVIQIGARNMQNFSLLKKVGAQEKPVLLKRGMAATIEDWLMAAEYILAAGNPNVILCERGIRTFDRQYARNTLDLSAVPVLRSLSHLPIMIDPSHGTGRAEYVPAMAMASIAAGADSLMIEVHPNPAKALSDGPQSLTPERFDRLMQEMAVIGKAMQRWPQAVAAIA